A stretch of the Streptomyces sp. NBC_00078 genome encodes the following:
- the cbiE gene encoding precorrin-6y C5,15-methyltransferase (decarboxylating) subunit CbiE produces MADRVTVIGWDGSPLTAAARSALSAATLVAGAPHHLTLPEVPPTAERVRLGSVALAARRIAGHRGTAVVLADGDPGFFGVVRTVRAPEFGLEVEVVPAVSSVAAAFARAGMPWDDAQVVVAHRRTLRRAVNVCRAHTKVAVLTSPGAGPAELGLLLEGVHRTFVICEELGTEREQVTVVTSDKAPDHIWRDPNVVIVIGGPAGPNVSGEAGGWLAGRDPGAGPRGWTQPAQAYDGPLGEGETDLLRAAQLARLGPRVGDLVWDIGCGSGAFATEAARAGAAVIAVDRDLTACTRADAAARRFGVQLQIIRGLAPHVLENLPEPDVVRVGGGGAAVVSAVADRRPQRIVTHAATRDAAELVGRDLTEHGYRVECALLQSVELDTRAWTETERSVVFLLTGELVRREGPR; encoded by the coding sequence ATGGCCGACCGCGTCACGGTGATCGGCTGGGACGGCTCGCCGCTGACCGCCGCGGCCCGCTCCGCGCTGAGCGCCGCCACCCTGGTGGCCGGTGCTCCCCACCACCTGACGCTTCCCGAGGTGCCGCCGACCGCCGAGCGCGTCCGCCTCGGCAGCGTCGCCCTCGCCGCCCGTCGCATCGCCGGCCACCGTGGCACCGCAGTTGTGCTCGCCGACGGCGACCCCGGGTTCTTCGGCGTCGTACGGACCGTGCGCGCACCCGAGTTCGGCCTTGAGGTCGAGGTCGTCCCGGCCGTCTCGTCCGTGGCCGCGGCCTTCGCACGCGCCGGGATGCCCTGGGACGACGCCCAGGTGGTTGTCGCACACCGCCGCACCCTGCGACGCGCGGTGAACGTGTGCCGCGCCCACACCAAAGTCGCCGTTCTCACCTCCCCGGGCGCCGGGCCCGCCGAACTCGGCCTGCTCCTGGAGGGCGTCCACCGCACCTTCGTCATCTGCGAGGAGCTCGGCACCGAACGCGAACAGGTCACCGTCGTCACCTCCGACAAGGCCCCCGACCACATCTGGCGCGACCCGAACGTCGTCATCGTCATCGGCGGACCCGCGGGTCCGAACGTCTCGGGCGAGGCCGGCGGCTGGCTCGCCGGACGGGACCCGGGAGCCGGACCCCGCGGCTGGACACAACCCGCCCAGGCCTACGACGGACCGCTCGGCGAGGGCGAGACGGACCTGCTCCGCGCGGCCCAACTCGCCCGCCTCGGACCGCGCGTCGGCGACCTCGTGTGGGACATCGGCTGCGGCAGCGGCGCCTTCGCCACCGAGGCCGCACGGGCCGGCGCCGCCGTGATCGCCGTCGACCGGGACCTCACGGCCTGCACCCGCGCGGATGCCGCCGCCCGCCGGTTCGGCGTCCAGCTGCAGATCATCCGCGGCCTCGCCCCGCACGTACTGGAGAACCTCCCCGAACCGGACGTCGTACGCGTCGGCGGCGGGGGAGCGGCCGTGGTCTCCGCGGTCGCCGACCGCCGCCCGCAGCGCATCGTCACGCATGCCGCCACCCGCGACGCGGCCGAACTCGTCGGCCGGGACCTGACGGAGCACGGCTACCGGGTCGAGTGCGCGCTGCTCCAGTCCGTCGAACTCGACACCAGGGCCTGGACGGAGACGGAGCGCAGTGTGGTGTTCCTGCTCACAGGGGAACTGGTGCGGCGCGAAGGCCCTCGCTGA
- a CDS encoding sigma-70 family RNA polymerase sigma factor, translating into MTHDLVAALRPLLTAEASAEAHASGAEPGDLEQAVWLRLLEHLEVAGPPLDPHRWLRSAVRSEARRTRRTSRIERPYDIEPVGDVDSGPEHLALAAARRRALRDAVRRLPGRCPRLLEALLSPKDLTYREIAGELGISQGSLGPERSRCLGCLRRLLPPEVATHRARG; encoded by the coding sequence ATGACGCACGACCTGGTTGCCGCCCTGCGCCCCCTGCTCACCGCCGAGGCCTCCGCGGAGGCACATGCCTCCGGCGCCGAGCCGGGCGACCTGGAACAGGCGGTCTGGCTGCGCCTCCTGGAACATCTGGAGGTGGCCGGCCCGCCGCTCGACCCGCATCGCTGGCTGCGCAGCGCCGTACGTTCCGAGGCGCGCCGCACCCGCCGTACGAGCCGCATCGAGCGGCCGTACGACATCGAGCCCGTCGGCGACGTCGACAGCGGCCCCGAGCACCTGGCCCTCGCCGCGGCCCGCCGCCGGGCCCTGCGCGACGCGGTCCGCCGACTGCCCGGCCGCTGCCCCCGTCTGCTGGAGGCCCTGCTCTCCCCGAAAGACCTGACATACCGGGAAATCGCGGGGGAGTTGGGTATCTCACAGGGCAGTCTCGGCCCGGAACGTTCCAGATGCCTGGGATGTCTGCGGCGTTTGCTCCCGCCGGAGGTTGCGACGCATCGAGCACGGGGATAG
- the cobT gene encoding nicotinate-nucleotide--dimethylbenzimidazole phosphoribosyltransferase, with protein MTDTGQVPGEGLPESAGMVEQPGVPAHGAYTYLSETTAEDEDLLLLPGAQSPWGNEVAPPAPEPVVETVHEPGPHETAGRDSGSVDLSGVRLPNPTLPPTSVPPRRPLHLGPPIPDASASPVRSLADRGPAGAPVRQPGPPTTGPEYFDAPQLHEMPPQGAVPWGAQALAAVQTPVGIEAPAAETVVPVPEPTPEPVVAAHAVMAPAAMDTAPQQHDGEPVHAAQTAQNGEATYAAEALGATYDPEAGQIPAGVSPVEGAELAGADPGAADVAPGGFVVEGGFGAPSGPAAESGTDGLPEGGGEVGTLAPMAAASDADQAPVPSAVSDPGPADVVGAVAETGLAPGAGAAAEDGYAEAAVPGSEAAPAAEAGAAPEAEPAPGAVPAPEAGQFPEATHAVATPPAPAAAEEVPVAETTPLAESAASDGAPAADAVAPEDVRPVTEAPEPEDGQVAGTVAPEGAQFVDAAAPGDGQLPNVTAPGNGPLPEQVAPEEFAPEAGQLPTTVPLLEAAPLPEPAATETPQGPQAMAPVPVPDAGQPAEATALDAGQPVVPDPAQAGTAEEPLQAADVETAQTADTAVPAQPTDASAAPAVDTAAATVAPEPSLQPVDAPAPQDQSPHPAQPTHDVPLPATDAAAQPAAADQATPESSPALLAPAAAQPADAGSPADRANPEDALVPETAAASAEASPALPIDAVAADPAAGSGPGADTLPPFAADPQPPAAGPAEHQPAEQVGQFVPVEGSVPTTPHLAPTPPHALVLPAADEQAPEPVVTVPAPRDGDSELVQHAEDLDTRAADQEEESRAAVEDVRQSTGPAAPAYDDAEREAVLKVMRERRDIRNGFRSDPIPHEVLLRVLEAAHTAPSVGHSQPWDFVVIRSADTRRGMHELAMRQRDAYAKSLPKGRAKQFKELKIEAILDTPVNIVVTADPTRGGRHTLGRHTQPQMAPYSAALAVENLWLAARAEGLGVGWVSFFDEREMVRALGLPEHLEVIAYLCVGYVDEFPDEPELMQAGWSKRRPLSWVVHEETYGRRALPGEEPHDLLAETVAQIRPLDAKALGEAWERQKRMTKPPGSLGMLEIISAQLSGLSRQCPPPIPEPAAVAIFAGDHGVHAQGVTPWPQEVTAQMVANFLGGGAVCNAFAGQVGAEVCVVDVGVAADLPATPGLLPRKVRAGTSDMTTGPAMTREEAKQAIEVGIETARDLVAAGNKALLTGEMGIANTTASAALISVFTDTDPADVTGRGTGINDETLARKTEVVRRAIEVHQPDPADPIGVLAAIGGFEHAALVGLLLGGASLRTPVILDGVSAGAAALVARAIAPEVLAACIAGHRSAEPGHVAALNKLGLRPLVDLDLRLGEGTGALLALPLVQSTARAMHEVATFDSAGVTEK; from the coding sequence ATGACCGACACCGGCCAGGTCCCGGGCGAGGGACTGCCGGAGAGCGCAGGCATGGTGGAGCAGCCGGGCGTCCCCGCGCACGGTGCGTACACCTACCTCTCCGAGACCACCGCCGAGGACGAAGACCTGTTGCTCCTGCCGGGCGCCCAGAGCCCCTGGGGCAACGAGGTCGCCCCGCCCGCGCCGGAACCGGTCGTCGAGACCGTCCACGAGCCGGGCCCGCACGAGACAGCCGGCCGCGACAGCGGTTCGGTCGACCTCTCCGGCGTCCGCCTGCCCAATCCCACGCTGCCTCCGACGTCGGTCCCGCCGCGCCGTCCGCTGCACCTCGGTCCGCCCATCCCGGACGCCTCGGCGAGCCCGGTGCGCTCCCTCGCCGACCGCGGCCCCGCGGGCGCACCGGTCCGGCAGCCGGGCCCGCCCACCACCGGCCCCGAGTACTTCGACGCCCCCCAACTCCACGAGATGCCCCCGCAGGGCGCGGTCCCGTGGGGCGCCCAGGCATTGGCCGCCGTGCAGACCCCGGTCGGCATCGAGGCACCCGCTGCCGAAACGGTTGTTCCCGTGCCGGAGCCGACCCCGGAACCGGTCGTCGCGGCCCACGCCGTCATGGCCCCGGCCGCGATGGACACCGCCCCGCAGCAGCACGACGGCGAGCCCGTTCACGCCGCGCAGACCGCGCAGAACGGCGAGGCCACGTACGCGGCGGAGGCCCTTGGCGCGACGTACGACCCGGAGGCCGGGCAGATTCCGGCGGGGGTGTCGCCCGTCGAGGGCGCCGAACTCGCCGGTGCCGACCCCGGGGCCGCTGACGTCGCTCCGGGAGGTTTCGTCGTGGAGGGCGGGTTCGGCGCTCCGTCCGGGCCTGCTGCCGAGAGCGGGACCGACGGTCTGCCCGAGGGCGGCGGGGAGGTTGGAACCCTTGCCCCGATGGCGGCCGCTTCGGACGCGGACCAAGCTCCTGTTCCCTCGGCTGTTTCGGACCCCGGTCCGGCCGACGTGGTCGGTGCTGTCGCGGAGACCGGTCTGGCGCCCGGCGCCGGAGCCGCCGCGGAGGACGGGTACGCCGAGGCGGCCGTGCCCGGTTCGGAGGCTGCGCCGGCAGCGGAAGCCGGGGCTGCGCCGGAGGCCGAGCCGGCTCCTGGAGCGGTGCCTGCGCCGGAGGCCGGTCAGTTCCCGGAAGCGACACACGCCGTCGCGACTCCGCCCGCTCCGGCCGCTGCGGAAGAGGTGCCCGTGGCTGAGACCACGCCACTCGCGGAGAGTGCCGCCTCCGACGGTGCGCCGGCCGCTGACGCCGTCGCGCCTGAGGACGTGCGGCCCGTCACCGAGGCGCCCGAGCCCGAGGACGGACAGGTTGCCGGGACCGTAGCCCCCGAGGGCGCGCAGTTCGTCGACGCGGCCGCACCCGGGGACGGTCAGCTGCCGAACGTGACCGCGCCCGGCAACGGCCCGCTCCCCGAGCAGGTCGCGCCCGAGGAGTTCGCGCCTGAGGCCGGTCAGCTCCCCACAACCGTTCCGCTCCTTGAGGCCGCTCCGCTCCCCGAGCCCGCTGCGACCGAGACCCCCCAAGGCCCTCAGGCGATGGCGCCGGTGCCGGTGCCGGATGCCGGTCAGCCTGCCGAGGCCACCGCCCTCGACGCAGGTCAGCCCGTTGTCCCCGACCCTGCCCAGGCCGGCACAGCCGAGGAGCCCCTTCAGGCTGCCGACGTAGAGACTGCCCAGACGGCCGATACGGCTGTACCCGCGCAGCCCACGGACGCCTCCGCGGCACCGGCCGTAGACACCGCCGCCGCCACCGTCGCGCCCGAGCCGTCGCTCCAGCCCGTGGACGCGCCCGCGCCCCAGGACCAGAGCCCGCACCCGGCACAGCCCACGCACGACGTACCGTTGCCCGCCACGGACGCCGCCGCACAGCCGGCCGCCGCCGACCAGGCCACCCCCGAATCGTCTCCCGCACTCCTCGCCCCGGCCGCAGCCCAACCGGCCGACGCGGGATCCCCGGCGGACCGGGCGAACCCCGAAGACGCGCTCGTGCCCGAGACGGCCGCGGCCTCCGCCGAGGCCTCGCCCGCGCTCCCCATCGACGCCGTGGCAGCCGACCCGGCTGCCGGGTCCGGCCCCGGCGCGGACACCCTGCCGCCATTCGCCGCGGACCCCCAGCCGCCCGCCGCGGGCCCCGCGGAGCACCAACCCGCCGAGCAGGTCGGCCAGTTCGTCCCCGTCGAGGGCTCCGTGCCGACCACCCCGCACCTCGCCCCGACCCCACCGCACGCCCTCGTCCTCCCCGCGGCGGACGAGCAGGCGCCGGAGCCGGTCGTCACGGTGCCCGCTCCGCGCGACGGCGACTCCGAACTCGTACAGCACGCGGAGGACCTGGACACCAGGGCCGCCGACCAGGAAGAGGAGAGCAGGGCCGCAGTGGAAGACGTACGACAGTCCACCGGCCCGGCCGCGCCCGCCTACGACGACGCCGAGCGCGAGGCCGTCCTCAAGGTCATGCGGGAACGACGCGACATCCGCAACGGCTTCCGCAGCGACCCCATCCCGCACGAGGTGCTGCTCCGTGTCCTGGAGGCCGCGCACACCGCCCCGTCCGTGGGGCACTCGCAGCCCTGGGACTTCGTCGTCATCCGCTCCGCCGACACCCGGCGCGGCATGCACGAACTGGCCATGCGGCAGCGCGACGCGTACGCCAAGTCCCTCCCCAAGGGCCGGGCCAAGCAGTTCAAGGAACTGAAGATCGAGGCCATCCTCGACACTCCGGTGAACATCGTCGTCACCGCCGACCCGACCCGCGGCGGGCGCCACACGCTGGGCCGTCACACGCAGCCCCAGATGGCGCCCTACTCCGCCGCGCTCGCGGTCGAGAACCTCTGGCTCGCCGCCCGCGCCGAGGGCCTCGGCGTCGGCTGGGTCAGCTTCTTCGACGAGCGGGAGATGGTCCGCGCGCTGGGGCTGCCCGAGCACCTGGAGGTCATCGCCTACCTGTGCGTCGGGTACGTCGACGAGTTCCCGGACGAGCCCGAGCTGATGCAGGCCGGCTGGTCCAAGCGCCGCCCGCTGTCGTGGGTCGTGCACGAGGAGACGTACGGCCGCCGTGCCCTGCCCGGCGAGGAGCCGCATGACCTGCTCGCCGAGACCGTCGCCCAGATCCGCCCGCTGGACGCCAAGGCGCTCGGCGAGGCATGGGAGCGGCAGAAGCGGATGACGAAGCCGCCCGGCTCGCTCGGCATGCTGGAGATCATCTCCGCCCAGCTGTCCGGCCTGTCCCGGCAGTGCCCGCCGCCGATCCCGGAGCCCGCGGCCGTCGCGATCTTCGCGGGCGACCACGGTGTGCACGCCCAGGGCGTGACCCCCTGGCCGCAGGAGGTCACCGCCCAGATGGTGGCCAACTTCCTCGGCGGCGGAGCGGTCTGCAACGCCTTCGCGGGCCAGGTGGGCGCCGAGGTCTGCGTCGTGGACGTGGGCGTGGCCGCCGACCTCCCCGCAACCCCCGGTCTGCTGCCCCGCAAGGTCCGCGCGGGCACCTCCGACATGACGACCGGTCCCGCGATGACCCGTGAGGAGGCCAAGCAGGCCATCGAGGTCGGCATCGAGACCGCCCGCGACCTGGTGGCGGCCGGCAACAAGGCGCTGCTGACCGGTGAGATGGGCATCGCGAACACCACGGCGTCCGCCGCCCTGATCTCGGTCTTCACGGACACCGACCCGGCCGACGTGACCGGCCGCGGCACCGGCATCAACGACGAGACCCTGGCCCGCAAGACCGAGGTCGTCCGCCGCGCGATCGAGGTCCACCAGCCCGACCCGGCCGACCCGATCGGCGTGCTCGCCGCGATCGGCGGCTTCGAACACGCCGCGTTGGTCGGCCTGCTCCTCGGCGGCGCCTCCCTGCGTACGCCGGTGATCCTGGACGGCGTCAGCGCCGGCGCCGCCGCCCTGGTGGCCCGCGCGATCGCCCCCGAGGTCCTCGCGGCCTGCATCGCGGGCCACCGCAGCGCCGAACCGGGCCATGTGGCGGCGCTGAACAAGCTCGGCCTGCGCCCCCTGGTCGACCTCGACCTCCGTCTCGGCGAGGGCACCGGCGCCCTCCTGGCCCTCCCGCTCGTGCAGAGTACGGCCAGGGCCATGCACGAGGTCGCGACGTTCGACTCGGCGGGCGTCACCGAGAAGTGA
- a CDS encoding 1-acyl-sn-glycerol-3-phosphate acyltransferase, with protein MSRFVLIKAVLGPIMRLMFRPRVEGAEHIPGDGPVILAGNHLTFIDSMILPLVCDRQVVFIGKDEYVTGKSFKGRLMAWFFTGVGMIPVDRDGGRGGVAALMTGRRVLEEGQVFGIYPEGTRSPDGRLYRGRTGIARLTLMTGAPVVPFAMIGTDKLQPGGAGMPRPGRVTVRFGEAMEFSRYDGMGRDRYVLRAVTDSVMTEVMRLSGQEYVDMYATKAKAA; from the coding sequence TTGTCCCGCTTCGTGCTCATCAAGGCAGTGCTCGGACCGATCATGCGCCTGATGTTCCGCCCACGGGTGGAGGGTGCGGAGCACATCCCTGGCGACGGTCCGGTCATCCTGGCCGGCAACCATCTGACCTTCATCGACTCGATGATCCTGCCTCTGGTCTGCGACCGTCAGGTCGTCTTCATCGGCAAGGACGAGTACGTCACCGGCAAGAGCTTCAAGGGCCGCCTGATGGCCTGGTTCTTCACGGGCGTCGGCATGATCCCGGTGGACCGCGACGGCGGCCGCGGCGGTGTCGCCGCGCTGATGACCGGCCGCCGGGTGCTGGAGGAGGGCCAGGTCTTCGGGATCTACCCGGAGGGCACGCGCTCCCCCGACGGCCGCCTCTACCGCGGCCGCACCGGCATCGCCCGGCTCACCCTGATGACGGGGGCACCGGTCGTTCCCTTCGCGATGATCGGAACGGACAAGCTGCAGCCGGGCGGGGCGGGGATGCCCCGGCCCGGGCGGGTCACCGTCCGCTTCGGTGAGGCGATGGAGTTCTCGCGCTACGACGGCATGGGCCGGGACCGGTACGTGCTGCGTGCCGTGACCGACTCCGTGATGACTGAGGTCATGCGGTTGTCCGGGCAGGAGTACGTGGACATGTACGCGACCAAGGCCAAGGCTGCCTGA
- a CDS encoding methionine ABC transporter ATP-binding protein encodes MITTTGLTKVYRSRAREVTALDGVDLHVREGEVYGVIGRSGAGKSSLIRCVNLLERPTAGTVTVAGQDLTALAGRGPRAGKELRQARSRIGMVVQNFNLLSSRTVQDTVELPLEILGMSGKERSRKALELLDLVGLADKAGTYPAQLSGGQKQRVGIARALAGDPKVLLSDEATGALDTETTRSVLQLLRDLNRQLGLTVLLITHEMDVVKSICDSAALMENGRIVESGTVSELLATPGSELASALFPVSGDASGEDRTVVDVTFQGETATQPVISQLSRTYNIDISILGAAIDTVGGLQVGRMRIELPGPYEDNVVPIGFLREQGLQIDVLGQEPVLLKEGAK; translated from the coding sequence GTGATCACCACAACGGGCCTGACCAAGGTCTACCGCTCGCGCGCCCGTGAGGTCACCGCCCTCGACGGCGTGGATCTGCACGTCCGCGAAGGCGAGGTGTACGGCGTCATCGGCCGGTCCGGTGCCGGCAAGTCCTCGCTCATCCGCTGCGTCAACCTGCTGGAGCGCCCCACCGCCGGCACGGTGACCGTCGCCGGGCAGGACCTCACCGCCCTGGCCGGCCGCGGCCCGCGCGCCGGCAAGGAGCTGCGGCAGGCGCGCAGCCGTATCGGCATGGTCGTCCAGAACTTCAACCTGCTGTCCTCGCGGACGGTCCAGGACACCGTCGAGCTGCCGCTCGAAATCCTCGGCATGTCCGGCAAGGAGCGCTCCCGCAAGGCGCTGGAGCTGCTGGACCTCGTCGGGCTCGCCGACAAGGCCGGGACCTACCCCGCCCAGCTCTCCGGCGGTCAGAAGCAGCGCGTCGGCATCGCCCGCGCCCTGGCCGGCGACCCCAAGGTCCTCCTGTCCGACGAGGCCACCGGCGCCCTCGACACGGAGACCACCCGCTCCGTCCTCCAGCTGCTGCGCGACCTGAACCGGCAGCTGGGCCTGACAGTTCTGCTCATCACCCACGAGATGGACGTCGTGAAGTCGATCTGCGACTCGGCCGCCCTGATGGAGAACGGCCGCATCGTCGAGTCGGGGACGGTGAGCGAACTGCTCGCGACACCCGGTTCCGAGCTGGCCTCCGCCCTCTTCCCGGTGAGCGGCGACGCCTCGGGCGAGGACCGCACCGTCGTCGATGTCACCTTCCAGGGCGAGACCGCCACCCAGCCCGTGATCTCCCAGCTCTCGCGCACCTACAACATCGACATCTCGATCCTCGGTGCGGCCATCGACACCGTCGGCGGCCTCCAGGTCGGCCGGATGCGCATCGAACTGCCCGGCCCCTACGAGGACAACGTCGTGCCGATCGGATTCCTGCGTGAACAGGGCCTGCAGATCGACGTGCTGGGCCAGGAGCCCGTACTGCTGAAGGAAGGCGCGAAGTGA
- a CDS encoding GNAT family N-acetyltransferase: MAGTFPNISISTERLVLRPLDEDDVPALAEMMNDEQVGAWTSVPQPYTEADARNWITELAPAERAEGRGVVFAVTEFLTQRLVGMMHLQNTDWRVRASEIAYVIAPWARGEGYATEAALATAQWLFHDQKFERMELRTAADNTASQQVAQKMGCISEGVLRNAWIARARSGDGEWTDVRTDVILWSLLPEDLAGGSEQLADTGGFTSFTDWN; encoded by the coding sequence ATGGCTGGCACCTTCCCCAACATCTCCATCAGCACGGAGCGGTTGGTGCTGCGTCCCCTCGACGAGGACGACGTGCCCGCACTGGCCGAGATGATGAACGACGAGCAGGTCGGCGCCTGGACGAGTGTCCCGCAGCCCTACACCGAGGCCGACGCCCGCAACTGGATCACCGAACTCGCCCCGGCCGAACGCGCCGAGGGCCGTGGCGTCGTCTTCGCCGTCACCGAGTTCCTCACCCAGCGGCTGGTCGGAATGATGCACCTGCAGAACACCGACTGGCGCGTGCGCGCCAGCGAGATCGCCTACGTCATCGCCCCCTGGGCCCGCGGTGAGGGCTACGCCACCGAAGCGGCCCTCGCCACCGCGCAATGGCTGTTCCACGACCAGAAGTTCGAACGGATGGAACTGCGCACCGCCGCCGACAACACCGCCTCCCAGCAGGTGGCCCAGAAGATGGGCTGTATCAGCGAGGGTGTCCTGCGCAACGCGTGGATAGCGCGCGCCAGGTCCGGGGACGGGGAGTGGACCGACGTGCGTACCGACGTCATCCTCTGGAGCCTGCTGCCCGAGGACCTGGCCGGGGGCAGTGAACAACTGGCCGACACCGGCGGTTTCACCTCCTTCACCGACTGGAACTGA
- a CDS encoding HAD family hydrolase has translation MTIHAQALLFDNDGTLVSSLDSVDRCWTRWAAEYGVTAEEFGRVELHGRPAAEIAADLLPADVVPEAVARIELLEVEDVPAGGVHLLPGTRGLLDALPAERWAVVTSATRRLAEARLDAVGIRPKTLVAADDITRGKPDPEPYLLAARVLGVDPAHCVVFEDAPAGLQAGRAAGMTTVALATTHKAHELDADLVVKDLSALSVRVGDQGVEISVRA, from the coding sequence ATGACGATCCATGCACAAGCCCTTCTGTTCGACAACGACGGGACCCTCGTCTCCTCCCTCGACTCCGTGGACCGCTGCTGGACGCGGTGGGCGGCGGAGTACGGCGTCACCGCCGAGGAGTTCGGACGCGTCGAACTGCACGGGCGGCCGGCCGCGGAGATAGCCGCCGACCTGCTGCCCGCAGACGTCGTGCCGGAGGCCGTCGCGCGGATCGAGCTGCTGGAGGTGGAGGACGTGCCGGCCGGGGGCGTCCACCTGCTGCCCGGCACCAGGGGCCTCCTGGACGCGCTGCCCGCCGAGCGCTGGGCCGTCGTCACCTCCGCCACCCGCCGCCTCGCCGAGGCCCGCCTCGACGCCGTCGGCATCCGGCCCAAGACCCTCGTCGCCGCCGACGACATCACCCGCGGCAAGCCCGACCCCGAGCCCTACCTCCTCGCCGCCCGCGTACTCGGCGTCGACCCCGCGCACTGTGTCGTCTTCGAGGACGCCCCGGCCGGACTCCAGGCGGGCCGCGCCGCCGGCATGACCACCGTGGCCCTGGCCACAACGCACAAGGCCCATGAACTCGACGCCGATCTCGTGGTGAAGGACCTCTCCGCGCTGTCCGTGCGGGTCGGCGACCAGGGTGTGGAGATCTCCGTCCGCGCCTGA
- a CDS encoding GNAT family N-acetyltransferase, which yields MGMSVTISVATEQDAEQIFKLQYLCFQSEAALYGNYRIDPLVQSLDSVREEVVADCVFVARLGEEVVGSVRGRVTEDGSAAIGKLCVHPRLQGHGIGARLLRAAESALAEQGGATRFRLEAGHRSEGNLRLYRRVGYQAVGTSQGQDGVPMVVLEKPARAYVATA from the coding sequence ATGGGCATGAGCGTGACCATCTCGGTGGCGACCGAGCAGGATGCAGAGCAGATCTTCAAGCTCCAGTATCTGTGCTTCCAGAGCGAGGCGGCGCTGTACGGGAACTACCGCATCGACCCGCTCGTCCAGAGCCTCGACTCGGTCCGTGAGGAGGTGGTCGCGGACTGCGTCTTCGTGGCGCGGCTCGGCGAAGAAGTCGTCGGCTCGGTGCGCGGCCGGGTCACCGAGGACGGCTCCGCCGCCATCGGCAAGCTCTGCGTCCACCCCCGCCTCCAGGGCCACGGCATCGGCGCCCGGCTGCTGCGCGCGGCCGAGTCCGCCCTCGCCGAGCAGGGCGGCGCCACCCGGTTCCGCCTAGAGGCCGGCCACCGCAGTGAGGGCAACCTGCGGCTGTACCGCCGCGTCGGCTACCAGGCCGTGGGTACGTCCCAGGGTCAGGACGGGGTACCGATGGTCGTCCTGGAGAAGCCGGCGCGGGCGTACGTGGCTACTGCGTGA
- a CDS encoding glycerophosphodiester phosphodiesterase: MGTQENEQTGITGRRALLGAAVLGASGAVLGLSGTARAAEAGRHGGGGLKSLPKPTIIGHRGASGYRPEHTFGSYNLALDLGADIVEAGDLVPTKDGHLVCRHEPEIGGTTNVADHPEFAGRRTTKVLDGVSTTGWFTEDFTLAELKTLRAIERIPANRPHNTLYNGRWEIPTFEEVLKWQDEQTRKRGKQVWIYPETKHPTYFRKLGLGLEERVAKLLHKHGKDKRNSPVILQSFEPSSIQRLNTLVDNPLVVLLSTADSRPWDFVEAGDPRTVADLITPKGLREIAGYAQGLGPTLDLVITKKADGSLDKRTTLVSDAHKVGLILHPYTMRNENPFLPAEYRKGTDADAYGDAFGAFRTYFATGIDGVFSDNADTAVLARASFVNS; the protein is encoded by the coding sequence ATGGGAACGCAGGAGAACGAGCAGACAGGCATCACCGGACGACGAGCGCTTCTCGGCGCGGCGGTCCTGGGCGCGAGCGGAGCCGTACTCGGCCTGTCCGGTACCGCGAGAGCCGCCGAGGCCGGCCGGCACGGGGGCGGCGGGCTGAAGAGCCTGCCCAAGCCGACGATCATCGGTCACCGCGGCGCCAGCGGTTACCGGCCCGAGCACACCTTCGGCTCCTACAACCTGGCCCTCGACCTCGGCGCCGACATCGTCGAGGCCGGCGACCTTGTGCCCACCAAGGACGGCCATCTGGTCTGCCGGCACGAGCCGGAGATCGGCGGGACGACGAACGTCGCCGACCACCCCGAGTTCGCCGGCCGCAGGACCACCAAGGTGCTCGACGGTGTCTCCACCACCGGCTGGTTCACCGAGGACTTCACGCTCGCCGAGCTGAAGACGCTGCGCGCGATCGAGCGCATCCCGGCCAACCGCCCGCACAACACCCTCTACAACGGCCGCTGGGAGATCCCCACCTTCGAGGAAGTCCTGAAGTGGCAGGACGAGCAGACCCGCAAGCGCGGCAAGCAGGTCTGGATCTACCCCGAGACCAAGCACCCCACGTACTTCCGCAAGCTCGGCCTGGGCCTGGAGGAGCGGGTCGCCAAGCTGCTGCACAAGCACGGCAAGGACAAGCGGAACTCGCCGGTCATCCTGCAGTCGTTCGAGCCGAGCAGCATCCAGCGCCTGAACACGCTGGTCGACAACCCCCTCGTCGTGCTGCTGTCCACCGCCGACTCCCGGCCGTGGGACTTCGTCGAGGCGGGCGACCCGCGCACCGTCGCCGACCTGATCACCCCGAAGGGCCTCAGGGAGATCGCCGGCTACGCGCAGGGCCTCGGCCCGACCCTCGACCTGGTCATCACGAAGAAGGCGGACGGCAGCCTCGACAAGAGGACCACCCTCGTCTCCGACGCGCACAAGGTCGGCCTGATCCTGCACCCGTACACGATGCGCAATGAGAACCCCTTCCTGCCGGCCGAGTACCGCAAGGGCACCGACGCGGACGCCTACGGCGACGCCTTCGGCGCCTTCAGGACGTACTTCGCGACCGGCATCGACGGCGTCTTCTCCGACAACGCGGACACCGCGGTGCTCGCCCGCGCTTCATTCGTCAACAGCTGA